The sequence AGAAACTATAAAGATGGTTTATCATCTTGAAGGATCTGTTGTGAAAGCCAAGCAACCTTGGCTAGAATATAAGTTGATATCACGAACAGATGGCATTTTAGGCTTGGGCATAATTTTGAAGAATAAGAATGCTATGGTAAAGAATAGTTATTTGAATGCGAAAGAGGTTCATATATTGGATTTCTGTCAGAAATGTGTGCTGGGAAAAGTTCATAAACTTCCTGTTACAAATGAGATTCTTGGTTATGTACACAATGATCTTTAGGTTTCAATGTCGAACAAAGAAAGCTTGCCGGTTTTTTCTATGCTACAATCACCCCAGAAGAAACAAAGCAATAGGTCAACCCCTACGTTCATCTGATTTCTCCATCACCATAGTTCATAGCTTAACAACAAGAACATTACGTAATTTGCATAAGATCTTaccttataaatatttagacGATTTAATCCCATTTTAGAAGAATATAAAATACCAATATTCCCATTGTTTCATTTTCATACTGACTTTACACCCAACAAGCCTATAACTTAATTCACCATTAATGCCTACTATCAGAAGCAAGGGAAATAAGCATGGAAACGCCTTGTGTCCAAAGATCATACTCCCTTTGGCTTTTGCACTCGAATTCAATCACTCTTTTCTCTAATGTTTTTAGCCCGAAGTACCTCAAATCCTCTCCTCCCTCGAGTAATTCACGGCCAGGCCACGCAGTTAATCCCTTCACAAGTTCCACCACCACATCTATATAGATCAAAATCAAGAACACGTTCAGaaacttattttaattatgagacCAAATTTAAGACTATGCTAACATGTCTAATATAATATCATTATTAGCCTACCATCTCCTAGTCTTTCgtgttattttgaaacaaaatgtaTTCGAGACCGATTATATATCTTTAGACAATCATCAGACTAACTTTAGATCGTTCTTTGACTTTAGGATCTAATAGTACACTTCGAAATATATTCCAAAGTTAGTACCTTTTTGACCTTCTATCCATTGGGATCGATTAAAGACTATGAAAGAGTAAGAGAGAAGCAAAGTATCAGTATTTCACTCAcacttctttttctttgtaatgGTCCCGGCAACATGTTTACTTTTCATCTTCAATATTACCTGCACAATAATTTAAAATGACAATTAAAACAATGGAAAATGTAATTTAGTTTCCACAATAAAGGTCGATAAACCcattacttaaaactaaaatatagtaTAGGTATCTAAAAAGCTTAAACTATAgtatgatttaatatatttttacctGCTTTGTTCTATTTATGTATACCGAAACAACTTTCCAATGAAGATCGCCTGATAGATATGAAACGAGTATTAAAATGTTGGAATTACATTAATGTATTCAAGAACTATACGTAACATGAAATAAATCGTAAGTATTTGAAGACAATAACAAACCTTCGCGGGTGCGTTTAAGCAATTCGCAACCTTTAGCTAGCAATTCTCTACTACATATCCCAAGAAAATTGTCTTCCGGAGTTAAACAGCCTTGgtaaccaccaccaccgccgctGCTTTCACCGCCTTTCGGTATCCCCTTCTCCACCGGAATCACTGCCGCTATGTTCCATACCTCCTTAAATGCCCTCGCCTTTAGAGTTGCAGCTCCTCTCAACGCTACGTAtgtacattttaaaaaaatgttaaccAAGAATTATACTACACTTTATTAGTCATGTTGATTTGATGGTTTAGGAGTCAGTATGTGAGTCTACGTCCTAATAAGTAAATCGGAAGTTCAACTCAGAAACTTGGtgattacaaaacaaaacaaaaaactataTTATGGTAAcaattgaacttttaaaaaaatttggtgtCAAATGTCTAGTGTTTCTTGAGTTGATAAATTTGTGTAAgtaacaattatatttttatgatcaACCAAAATGATTAATATGAGAACTCTACCTGTAGCCGCGGCGGCTGTCAACGTCATGATATCTCCGGCGGAACGAACGTTGACCGCAGAACTAACAACGGAGGCCAGGTGCTCGCGATCGGCTCCCATAATCTGGGCGGCTTCCACACATTGTGCCGCCACTAAAGTCGCGGCGGAAGCCACCGCGGAGTCAGTTTGAGCAACTTGCTCGTCATTTCCAGAACTCGACTGAGAGGCAGTTGCTACAGCAATA comes from Brassica rapa cultivar Chiifu-401-42 chromosome A02, CAAS_Brap_v3.01, whole genome shotgun sequence and encodes:
- the LOC103848844 gene encoding VAN3-binding protein, whose translation is MDKGKTFGEQWRFSPSFKPPETPLNSMEFLSRAWSASATEVTRAVVASPTFQPPQMRFSEIQSASDVTLLPEDEENGIVSGNTFSFASSETSLMVMERIMAQSPDISSPRTSGRLSHSSFTESPPISPSDIDDFKQFYRISPSFSGHIRGPSAVSGVAGGSKTVGRWLKDRREKKREETRAQNAQLHAAVSVASVAAAVAAIAVATASQSSSGNDEQVAQTDSAVASAATLVAAQCVEAAQIMGADREHLASVVSSAVNVRSAGDIMTLTAAAATALRGAATLKARAFKEVWNIAAVIPVEKGIPKGGESSGGGGGYQGCLTPEDNFLGICSRELLAKGCELLKRTREGDLHWKVVSVYINRTKQVILKMKSKHVAGTITKKKKYVVVELVKGLTAWPGRELLEGGEDLRYFGLKTLEKRVIEFECKSQREYDLWTQGVSMLISLASDSRH